One Brevibacillus choshinensis genomic window carries:
- a CDS encoding adenine deaminase C-terminal domain-containing protein, which produces MRVRPLSSEEHLHLIRVSRRLAPASMWIIGAQVLNVYTKSWQNVHVVTAGERIAYVGEKEPMVDEQTEVVDATGQFLVPGYFEPHAHPFQWYNPYSLADFALQRGTTALVSDTLMLMNLPFEQIDAIMGSLEAHPVKQYFWGRLDPQTGKAHPQFTKEGLARMLEHPLVMQGGELTDWPGVLAEDETLLFGLKHTRDLGKRMEGHHPGASAETLNAAAAAGITACHEGITAQDLLQRLQLGMYATLRHSSIRPDLPELVKGWLELGHPWSPRMMLTSDGSTPPMHRSGLMDGTIRVAIEAGMPPEEAYVMASLNPAVYYGLDAEIGGIAPGRIADMLLLSAKEDPTPVVVFANGRRAAQNGELLIATVEPRWEEYAFPAVDVLKGRARAEWFRLRPIEGKAPVLNMMNAVITRLDMEELPVDEQGYVTLQDDPELALIASVDPAGQRRSLAVLRGYGKDLHGLASTYTASGEWVVIGRDPEAMVQALERVREIGGGVALIDEGAIACECPLPLAGKFSAAPMDAVISMAEALIHKIREKGHVHLDPLYSILFFTATHLPYARLTADGIIDVKTGRIVLPSLPLE; this is translated from the coding sequence ATGCGGGTACGACCCTTATCATCGGAAGAGCATCTTCACTTGATCCGCGTCAGCAGACGTTTGGCCCCGGCAAGTATGTGGATCATAGGCGCCCAAGTGTTGAATGTCTATACAAAGTCATGGCAAAACGTCCATGTCGTCACGGCGGGCGAACGAATTGCCTACGTGGGCGAAAAGGAGCCAATGGTGGATGAGCAGACGGAAGTGGTGGATGCAACCGGACAATTTCTGGTGCCAGGCTATTTCGAACCACATGCCCATCCGTTTCAGTGGTACAATCCGTATTCACTTGCCGATTTCGCTTTGCAAAGAGGGACGACAGCGCTGGTGTCCGATACGCTGATGCTGATGAACCTGCCTTTTGAACAAATCGATGCAATCATGGGATCGCTCGAAGCCCATCCCGTGAAGCAATATTTCTGGGGAAGGCTTGACCCGCAAACGGGGAAAGCACACCCGCAATTTACAAAAGAGGGCTTGGCGCGCATGCTGGAGCACCCGCTGGTGATGCAGGGAGGGGAGCTGACCGATTGGCCGGGAGTGCTGGCCGAAGATGAAACGCTTTTGTTCGGTTTAAAGCATACGAGAGATTTGGGCAAGCGCATGGAAGGGCATCACCCCGGTGCTTCAGCGGAGACTTTGAATGCGGCTGCGGCAGCTGGCATTACGGCCTGCCACGAAGGGATCACGGCTCAGGATTTGCTGCAGCGATTGCAGCTAGGCATGTACGCCACATTGAGGCACTCCTCGATCCGCCCAGACCTCCCAGAGCTGGTGAAAGGATGGCTGGAGCTGGGGCATCCCTGGTCGCCTCGCATGATGCTGACTTCTGACGGAAGCACACCGCCGATGCACCGGAGTGGACTGATGGACGGGACGATCCGGGTCGCGATCGAAGCAGGCATGCCCCCGGAAGAAGCATACGTGATGGCGTCGTTGAATCCGGCTGTGTACTACGGGCTGGATGCAGAGATAGGCGGGATCGCACCGGGTCGAATCGCGGACATGCTGCTGCTGTCAGCCAAAGAAGACCCGACACCCGTCGTTGTTTTTGCCAATGGAAGACGGGCAGCCCAAAACGGAGAATTGCTGATCGCCACGGTCGAGCCGCGATGGGAGGAATACGCGTTTCCCGCTGTCGATGTGCTGAAGGGGCGGGCTCGCGCAGAATGGTTCCGCTTGCGGCCGATAGAGGGAAAAGCGCCAGTGCTGAACATGATGAATGCCGTCATTACCCGTCTGGACATGGAGGAGCTCCCGGTAGACGAACAAGGCTATGTGACGCTTCAGGACGACCCGGAGCTCGCCCTGATCGCGAGTGTCGATCCAGCAGGCCAAAGGAGGAGTCTGGCCGTGCTGCGAGGGTATGGCAAAGACTTGCATGGGTTGGCCAGCACGTACACAGCTTCAGGTGAGTGGGTCGTCATCGGGCGTGACCCGGAGGCGATGGTGCAAGCCCTGGAGCGAGTGCGGGAAATCGGGGGCGGTGTTGCGCTCATCGACGAGGGAGCCATTGCGTGTGAATGCCCGCTCCCTTTGGCAGGAAAATTCTCTGCCGCTCCGATGGACGCAGTCATCAGCATGGCAGAGGCATTGATTCACAAGATCCGGGAAAAGGGGCATGTCCATCTCGATCCCCTGTATTCCATCCTGTTTTTTACCGCGACGCATCTGCCCTACGCGAGGCTGACGGCAGACGGAATCATCGATGTCAAAACGGGCCGTATCGTGCTTCCTTCGCTTCCACTCGAATGA
- a CDS encoding YgaP family membrane protein — translation MHKNVGTTDAIIRITGGLVGLAYGIGKMSRRPYNAPWLLMALSAMKVAEGVTRHCPMYRAMGINTRSEKGMQNIWDQAKGKGVQMVMKQVTNKMNSRKNEETQTNSSTQQMQQSTPSVKQEGSYRSKSHRLSAEDELLEKAARDFVTLRSEDNELQSREMESAASREKSQSEQYSSDEHRYPTYS, via the coding sequence ATGCACAAGAACGTCGGCACCACTGACGCCATCATCCGTATTACCGGGGGATTAGTGGGACTCGCTTACGGCATCGGTAAGATGAGCAGACGCCCGTACAACGCTCCTTGGCTTTTGATGGCCCTATCCGCTATGAAGGTCGCGGAAGGTGTGACCAGGCATTGTCCGATGTACCGAGCGATGGGGATCAACACTCGTTCCGAAAAAGGGATGCAAAACATCTGGGATCAGGCCAAAGGCAAAGGTGTCCAAATGGTCATGAAGCAGGTAACGAACAAGATGAATTCCCGCAAAAACGAGGAAACCCAGACAAACAGCAGCACGCAGCAGATGCAGCAAAGCACCCCTTCCGTCAAGCAGGAGGGCTCCTACAGATCCAAGAGCCACCGATTGTCTGCTGAAGATGAGCTTTTGGAGAAAGCGGCACGGGATTTCGTCACCCTCCGTTCTGAGGACAACGAGCTGCAGAGCAGAGAGATGGAAAGTGCTGCATCCCGTGAAAAAAGCCAGTCTGAGCAATACAGCAGTGATGAGCATCGTTATCCAACCTATTCCTAG
- the purH gene encoding bifunctional phosphoribosylaminoimidazolecarboxamide formyltransferase/IMP cyclohydrolase: MSVKKALISVSDKTGLIPFARRLAAAGVEIISTGGTASLLKEAGVPVIGISEVTGFPEILDGRVKTLHPNIHSGLLAVRDNEAHQKQLEELQIETIDLVVVNLYPFKETIAKPGVSFEEAIENIDIGGPTMLRSAAKNHAFVSVVVDAADYETVAAEIEASGDTALETRRRLAAKVFRHTAAYDALISRYLSEQVGELLPESFTVTYEKAQDLRYGENPHQRAAFYREPLAGTASIAYSQQLHGKELSYNNINDADAALAIVREFTEPAVVAIKHSNPCGVGIGASIREAYQKAYEADAVSIFGGIVAANRTIDRDTALAMKEIFLEIILAPDFTEEALAVLTEKKNLRLLRIPTLNEASIKANNFRVAPVAGGALVQDYDLKQLEDAEIRVATDREPTAEEMEQLKFAWKVVKHVKSNAILLAKDNMTVGVGAGQMNRVGSAKIAIEQAGDLAKGSVLASDAFFPMSDTVEAAAAAGVTAIIQPGGSVRDQESIDACNRFGIAMIFTGTRHFKH; the protein is encoded by the coding sequence GTGAGTGTGAAAAAAGCGTTGATCAGCGTTTCCGACAAGACTGGATTGATTCCGTTTGCCCGTCGTCTGGCAGCTGCCGGGGTAGAAATCATTTCAACCGGAGGTACGGCATCTCTCTTGAAAGAAGCGGGTGTACCCGTCATCGGCATCTCCGAGGTAACCGGTTTTCCGGAAATTTTGGACGGACGCGTAAAAACGCTGCATCCGAATATCCACAGCGGCCTCTTGGCTGTGCGTGACAATGAAGCACATCAAAAACAGCTGGAAGAGCTGCAGATCGAAACGATTGATCTGGTTGTCGTCAACCTGTATCCTTTTAAAGAAACCATTGCCAAACCGGGTGTGAGCTTTGAAGAGGCAATCGAAAATATTGATATCGGCGGTCCTACCATGCTCCGTTCCGCTGCGAAAAACCATGCTTTCGTAAGCGTCGTCGTCGATGCTGCTGACTACGAGACGGTGGCAGCCGAGATCGAGGCGAGTGGGGATACGGCTTTGGAGACGCGTCGCCGTCTGGCTGCCAAAGTATTCCGTCATACCGCTGCCTACGATGCCTTGATCTCCCGCTACTTGAGCGAGCAGGTAGGCGAGCTCTTGCCTGAGAGCTTCACCGTGACTTACGAGAAAGCACAGGATCTGCGCTACGGCGAAAATCCTCACCAGCGTGCAGCCTTCTACCGCGAGCCTTTGGCAGGTACGGCAAGCATCGCCTATTCGCAGCAATTGCATGGCAAGGAGCTCTCTTACAATAATATTAATGATGCGGATGCTGCACTCGCGATTGTCCGTGAATTCACGGAACCGGCAGTCGTTGCGATCAAGCACTCCAACCCGTGTGGCGTAGGCATTGGCGCAAGCATTCGCGAAGCCTACCAAAAAGCGTATGAGGCAGATGCGGTATCGATCTTTGGCGGCATCGTGGCAGCCAATCGCACAATCGATCGCGATACGGCTCTGGCTATGAAAGAAATCTTCCTGGAAATCATCCTGGCTCCGGACTTTACCGAAGAAGCGTTGGCAGTGCTGACAGAGAAAAAGAATCTCCGTCTCCTGCGCATTCCGACTTTGAATGAGGCTTCCATCAAGGCAAACAACTTCCGAGTAGCCCCGGTCGCAGGCGGCGCCTTGGTGCAAGACTACGATCTGAAACAGCTGGAAGACGCAGAAATTCGCGTCGCCACAGACCGCGAGCCGACTGCAGAGGAAATGGAGCAGCTGAAGTTCGCGTGGAAAGTAGTCAAGCATGTGAAGTCAAACGCCATTCTGCTGGCAAAAGACAACATGACCGTCGGCGTAGGTGCTGGCCAAATGAACCGCGTAGGCTCTGCGAAAATTGCCATTGAGCAAGCAGGGGATCTGGCAAAAGGCTCCGTCTTGGCATCTGACGCGTTCTTCCCGATGTCTGATACGGTAGAAGCGGCTGCAGCTGCCGGGGTTACGGCGATCATTCAACCTGGCGGCTCCGTCCGTGACCAGGAATCGATTGACGCATGCAATCGTTTTGGAATTGCAATGATTTTCACCGGTACTCGTCATTTCAAACACTAA
- a CDS encoding EYxxD motif small membrane protein, whose protein sequence is MLSGMRSGSAMYEWLSHNLFTIVMVVGVIAVMGYFLYNTSRKKGRYRQ, encoded by the coding sequence ATGTTAAGCGGCATGAGGAGCGGCTCTGCCATGTACGAATGGCTGTCCCACAATCTGTTCACCATCGTCATGGTGGTTGGAGTAATTGCCGTGATGGGGTATTTTTTGTACAACACCTCCCGCAAAAAAGGAAGATACCGCCAGTAA
- the purD gene encoding phosphoribosylamine--glycine ligase, with protein MNILVIGGGGREHTIAWKLLQSPKVKKVYCAPGNGGTAQIAQNVPISVNDFAALAQFVKDEGIDLTVVGPEDPLLGGIVDFFEERNLPIFGPNGRAAMIEGSKSFAKKLMMRYSIPTSAYESFLDYESAVAYVREQGAPIVVKADGLAAGKGVVVAETLEEAEEALRQIMEESIFGEAGARVVVEECMRGEELSLLSFVDGATVKPMITSQDHKRIFNDDRGPNTGGMGTYAPVPQMSDELVNQIVETIVKPMAEGMAKDGIPFKGILYTGLMITEQGPKVVEFNARFGDPETQVILPLLETDLVDIVVATIKGELDAVDVKWKQGSAVCVVMAAPGYPGDYPKGQPIQGLDRAGADVTVFHAGTKATEEGIVTSGGRVLGVTATGTDLAKAREAAYETVQAISFEGAQYRTDIAAKAMRHQQSK; from the coding sequence ATGAATATTTTGGTTATTGGCGGTGGCGGTCGCGAGCATACCATCGCGTGGAAATTGCTGCAAAGCCCGAAGGTAAAGAAAGTGTATTGTGCTCCAGGCAATGGCGGCACGGCACAAATCGCCCAAAACGTACCAATCAGTGTGAATGATTTTGCGGCATTGGCCCAATTTGTAAAGGATGAGGGCATTGACCTGACTGTTGTTGGCCCGGAAGATCCGCTCCTGGGCGGCATCGTGGACTTTTTTGAGGAGCGAAACCTGCCGATCTTCGGACCAAACGGCAGAGCGGCAATGATTGAGGGCAGCAAGTCGTTTGCGAAAAAACTGATGATGCGCTACAGCATCCCGACCTCCGCCTACGAGTCTTTCCTCGATTATGAATCAGCGGTCGCCTATGTGCGCGAACAGGGAGCGCCGATCGTCGTCAAAGCGGATGGCTTGGCAGCGGGCAAAGGCGTCGTGGTAGCGGAAACGCTGGAGGAGGCGGAAGAGGCTCTGCGCCAGATCATGGAAGAGAGCATCTTCGGTGAAGCCGGGGCACGCGTGGTCGTTGAAGAATGCATGCGCGGGGAAGAGCTGTCCCTGCTGTCCTTCGTGGATGGCGCGACTGTGAAGCCGATGATTACTTCGCAGGACCACAAGCGAATTTTCAATGATGACCGCGGACCGAATACAGGCGGCATGGGGACGTACGCGCCTGTTCCGCAAATGTCCGATGAACTGGTCAATCAAATCGTAGAGACGATCGTCAAGCCGATGGCGGAAGGGATGGCCAAGGACGGGATTCCGTTCAAAGGCATACTGTACACAGGCTTGATGATCACGGAGCAAGGTCCAAAAGTGGTGGAGTTCAATGCCCGCTTTGGTGATCCGGAGACGCAGGTAATCCTTCCGCTGCTCGAGACGGATCTGGTCGATATCGTCGTGGCTACGATCAAGGGTGAGCTGGATGCAGTCGACGTGAAATGGAAACAGGGAAGCGCCGTGTGCGTCGTCATGGCGGCACCCGGCTATCCAGGGGATTATCCGAAAGGTCAACCGATCCAGGGACTCGATCGAGCAGGAGCGGATGTGACAGTCTTCCACGCAGGCACCAAAGCTACGGAAGAAGGCATCGTAACGAGCGGTGGACGCGTGCTCGGTGTGACGGCAACTGGAACTGATTTGGCGAAGGCACGCGAGGCAGCGTACGAAACGGTACAAGCGATTTCCTTTGAAGGAGCCCAGTACCGGACCGACATCGCAGCCAAGGCCATGCGCCACCAGCAATCGAAATAA
- a CDS encoding MarR family winged helix-turn-helix transcriptional regulator → MKEGSTLTEHWQDESIGFLMGKTYRKIVMHVTTHLREFDLTPEQFSVLFCLSKQEGINQKELALRTAKDQPTITRILDALSKKGFIEKKTSETDRRAFLLMLSPKGREWIELASPAEAKAIAEVVDGLSQEELQILRQTLLRITDNVNRHTKE, encoded by the coding sequence ATGAAAGAAGGATCCACGTTGACAGAGCACTGGCAGGATGAATCGATTGGCTTTTTAATGGGAAAAACATACCGAAAAATCGTCATGCACGTTACCACTCATTTGCGTGAATTCGATCTGACCCCTGAGCAATTCTCCGTCTTGTTCTGCCTGAGCAAACAAGAGGGCATCAATCAGAAGGAGCTTGCCCTTCGCACCGCTAAAGATCAGCCGACCATCACGCGGATTTTGGATGCATTGTCCAAAAAAGGCTTTATCGAGAAAAAGACAAGCGAAACGGATCGGCGTGCCTTTCTGCTCATGCTCTCCCCCAAAGGACGAGAATGGATTGAGCTGGCCTCCCCTGCAGAGGCAAAGGCCATCGCGGAGGTTGTAGACGGCCTGAGTCAGGAAGAGCTGCAAATCCTGCGTCAGACCTTGCTGCGAATCACCGACAACGTAAACAGACATACAAAAGAATAG
- a CDS encoding branched-chain amino acid ABC transporter substrate-binding protein, which produces MKKLSHVSILSAVLVASVALTGCAGGNNSAGGNNASGGSQPPAQTQPSSNSGSSGGSAAPANGGVIKIATQTPLSGNQSSLGDAIKTGAEYALNQRKEEFKALGFDVQLFPQDDQADPKIGVSNAEMLISDPDVYGVVGHLNSGVAIPSSVKYEEGKLVMVSPANTAVKLTEEGKKTVHRICARDDAQGPKAAMYAKNTLGVKTAFIIHDKTAYGQGLGDQVKMQFEKDGVQILGYEGITQGEKDYSAVLNQVTAKNPDIIFFGGLYPEGGILVKQGREKGYKGYFMGGDGLDSSDMIKIAGPAVEGVVFTSVAGDVTQTEEGKKWAEEYKKTTNKPLETYSVYGFDSMNVILNGVLEAVKANGGKKPTREQVLDAVHKTKDFQGQFTKVTFDDKGDNSNADVFIYKYDKEKSNFVGKAQ; this is translated from the coding sequence ATGAAAAAGCTCTCTCACGTCAGCATTCTATCTGCGGTATTGGTAGCAAGCGTTGCATTAACTGGTTGCGCGGGTGGTAACAACTCAGCAGGAGGAAACAATGCGAGTGGCGGAAGTCAGCCGCCGGCACAGACTCAGCCGAGCAGCAATTCCGGCAGCAGCGGCGGAAGCGCGGCACCTGCAAACGGAGGAGTTATCAAGATTGCGACGCAGACACCCCTTTCCGGGAATCAATCCTCCCTGGGCGACGCAATCAAGACTGGTGCAGAGTACGCTCTGAACCAACGCAAGGAAGAATTCAAGGCACTCGGCTTCGACGTCCAGCTCTTCCCTCAGGATGACCAGGCTGACCCGAAAATCGGGGTATCGAACGCGGAAATGCTGATTTCCGACCCTGATGTGTACGGCGTTGTCGGACACTTGAACTCCGGTGTTGCCATCCCTTCGTCCGTGAAGTACGAAGAAGGCAAACTGGTCATGGTATCCCCAGCGAATACTGCGGTCAAGTTGACGGAAGAAGGCAAGAAAACGGTACACCGTATTTGTGCGCGCGACGATGCACAAGGACCGAAAGCAGCGATGTACGCGAAGAACACGTTGGGCGTAAAAACGGCTTTCATCATCCACGACAAGACCGCTTACGGTCAAGGTCTGGGCGATCAAGTCAAAATGCAGTTTGAAAAAGATGGCGTGCAAATCCTTGGCTATGAAGGAATCACGCAGGGTGAAAAAGACTACAGCGCAGTGCTGAATCAGGTTACGGCAAAAAATCCAGATATCATCTTTTTTGGCGGATTGTACCCAGAAGGTGGTATTTTGGTGAAACAGGGCCGTGAAAAAGGCTACAAGGGATATTTTATGGGTGGCGATGGCTTGGACTCTTCTGATATGATTAAAATTGCCGGTCCTGCCGTTGAAGGGGTTGTCTTCACGTCTGTTGCGGGAGACGTGACGCAAACTGAAGAGGGCAAGAAATGGGCCGAGGAGTACAAGAAAACCACGAACAAGCCTCTCGAAACGTATTCTGTTTACGGATTTGACTCCATGAACGTCATCCTGAACGGGGTATTGGAAGCAGTCAAAGCGAATGGCGGCAAGAAGCCTACTCGCGAGCAAGTCCTCGATGCTGTACACAAAACCAAAGATTTCCAAGGGCAATTCACAAAAGTCACCTTTGATGACAAAGGGGACAACTCAAATGCAGATGTATTCATTTATAAGTATGACAAAGAAAAGTCCAACTTTGTAGGTAAGGCACAGTAA
- a CDS encoding PD-(D/E)XK nuclease family protein codes for MNSLFSRLYSLLKAQEKDVLEDYLTEIVADHFEDHDVLADFLAHVTKEQWDELSQIEVTTQKTYAKLSGHATDSRPDLVISLRRKQKPCLIFFENKIDSGEGHVQLKRYADHLQLHEQDGVRTYLFYVTKRHDPKRRDEIMSPASRTQFFPLRWYEFYKWLSQHPDPYSRKILAYMEELQLNETRKFMPQDIYALQHMARLQSMMDASLDGAVDETMTNYFGKAIGWSNRNVQMRDFDRYIKTNDQGNGIWVACGYYFTEDDYPLVSVIMEVNPNAKGRADILAAMKWMVENRGEWQGEALHDPTKWSSISCDVSLLHFLGEDDHILAIQKHFIEKLEELHGLQQQFPQLVWKN; via the coding sequence TTGAATTCTCTCTTCAGTAGGCTCTACAGCCTGTTAAAGGCACAAGAAAAAGACGTGCTCGAAGATTATTTGACGGAAATCGTCGCGGATCATTTCGAGGATCACGATGTACTGGCAGATTTTCTCGCTCATGTTACCAAGGAGCAGTGGGACGAGCTGTCACAGATCGAGGTGACGACCCAAAAGACATATGCCAAGCTCTCAGGCCACGCGACAGACAGCAGACCGGATCTGGTCATCTCGCTGCGCCGCAAGCAGAAGCCGTGCCTCATCTTTTTCGAGAACAAGATCGACAGTGGAGAAGGTCACGTACAGCTGAAGCGCTACGCCGATCACCTGCAGCTCCACGAGCAGGACGGGGTCCGAACCTACCTGTTTTACGTGACCAAGAGACACGATCCCAAAAGGCGTGATGAAATCATGTCGCCAGCCAGCAGGACGCAGTTCTTTCCGCTCAGGTGGTACGAATTCTACAAGTGGCTGAGCCAGCATCCTGACCCGTATTCCCGAAAAATTCTTGCTTATATGGAGGAACTGCAATTGAACGAGACCCGAAAATTTATGCCGCAGGACATATACGCCTTGCAACATATGGCGCGCCTTCAGTCCATGATGGATGCGAGTCTGGATGGCGCGGTAGATGAGACGATGACCAACTATTTTGGCAAGGCGATCGGCTGGTCCAATCGAAACGTGCAGATGAGAGATTTTGATCGATACATCAAGACGAACGACCAGGGAAATGGCATCTGGGTCGCATGCGGCTACTATTTTACAGAAGACGACTATCCGCTGGTCAGCGTCATCATGGAAGTCAATCCGAATGCCAAAGGCCGTGCAGACATCCTCGCCGCGATGAAGTGGATGGTCGAAAATCGGGGGGAGTGGCAAGGAGAAGCATTGCATGACCCGACGAAATGGTCCAGCATTTCCTGTGATGTCAGTCTGCTGCATTTCCTCGGGGAAGATGACCACATATTGGCGATCCAAAAGCATTTCATCGAAAAACTGGAGGAATTGCACGGGCTGCAGCAGCAATTTCCTCAGCTAGTGTGGAAAAACTGA
- a CDS encoding branched-chain amino acid ABC transporter permease, with protein MLLNILPQVLVDGLTLGFMYAVVALGYTMVYGILEFINFAHGEIFMVGAFVGTEVLLITDALGALKGMNPFVALFITLVVAMALTGGLGVLIERVAYRPLRGAPRLVPLISAIGVSFLLQDLVRFTEALARNEFYLNTPTLFTSSISLGGVATIPAKGLVVIVLAIVMMVALTLFVNKTKWGIAMRAVAQDRSTASLMTINVDKVIMLTFLIGSSLGGATGVLFAQNYGTIDPYIGFILGLKAFTAAVLGGIGNLRGAMVGGVLLGLLESLSGAYMGPLTNGAFGAEYKDVFAFSILILVLLFKPEGLFGEAVKEKV; from the coding sequence ATGTTGCTCAACATTTTGCCTCAGGTGTTAGTTGACGGTTTAACGCTTGGCTTCATGTACGCTGTCGTGGCACTTGGCTACACCATGGTTTACGGTATTCTGGAATTTATCAACTTTGCTCATGGTGAAATTTTCATGGTGGGGGCCTTTGTCGGAACAGAAGTACTGCTCATTACTGACGCACTGGGTGCACTAAAAGGAATGAATCCGTTTGTCGCTTTGTTCATCACACTTGTCGTTGCGATGGCTTTGACAGGGGGATTAGGGGTTTTGATTGAGAGGGTTGCCTATCGACCGCTGCGAGGGGCTCCGCGATTGGTTCCACTGATTTCTGCCATCGGCGTCTCGTTTTTGCTGCAGGACCTTGTTCGTTTTACGGAAGCGCTGGCTCGTAACGAGTTTTATCTGAACACTCCTACTCTTTTCACTAGTTCGATCTCTTTGGGCGGAGTGGCTACCATCCCAGCAAAAGGATTGGTTGTCATTGTGCTTGCGATTGTAATGATGGTGGCTTTGACTCTGTTTGTGAACAAAACAAAGTGGGGAATCGCCATGCGAGCCGTAGCACAGGACAGAAGCACGGCATCGCTGATGACTATAAATGTAGACAAAGTTATCATGCTGACATTCCTGATCGGCTCCAGCCTCGGCGGTGCGACAGGCGTGCTGTTTGCACAAAACTACGGGACGATCGACCCGTACATCGGCTTTATTCTCGGACTCAAGGCATTTACCGCAGCTGTCTTGGGTGGTATCGGGAACCTGCGAGGTGCGATGGTGGGCGGCGTGCTGCTCGGATTGCTGGAGTCACTCTCGGGGGCTTACATGGGACCGCTGACCAATGGAGCTTTCGGTGCAGAGTACAAAGACGTGTTTGCGTTTAGCATTCTAATCCTCGTGCTTCTCTTCAAGCCGGAAGGGCTGTTTGGCGAAGCTGTGAAAGAGAAAGTGTAG
- a CDS encoding MFS transporter, with product MGEQREKLWSKDFVLITVSNLLLFLIIQMQLPTFPTYAKETYLANDFMAGLTASFFALGAIVARIFTGELLKSKNSKVILIIGLCIVGLTTAGYYWTGSMVLLLLMRALFGFGFGISSTTLPTIVTNAIPAKRIGEGMGYYGLSQSLAQALGPMVGLFVLSTFGFGSMLSVGVVLILLIFPLTAIIRAYKQPNPGAHGHEKGLKRFYDKKILLPAFLNFCMSITYGGLVSFLAIYGKEAGIEHISWFFLCNAIAIVLVRPVAGKLFDKKGHIAVFPPGAILIAFGLIGLSMVHNDTILIISALLYGLGYGCIQPSTQAWMVKEVKPEQRGMANGFFLNSIDCGIAIGSILLGTIAAHSSYAMMYRLSALLMVLFLVVYFVSLAFARKQRKQSGVPVTVSQNFEA from the coding sequence TTGGGAGAACAAAGAGAGAAACTGTGGTCGAAGGATTTCGTCCTGATTACGGTGAGCAATTTGCTGTTGTTTCTGATCATTCAAATGCAGTTGCCAACCTTCCCCACTTATGCGAAAGAAACTTACTTAGCTAATGACTTCATGGCGGGACTGACTGCCAGCTTTTTTGCTTTAGGCGCTATTGTCGCCCGTATATTTACAGGCGAGCTGTTGAAATCGAAGAACAGCAAAGTCATTTTAATCATCGGCTTGTGCATCGTTGGTCTCACCACCGCCGGCTACTACTGGACCGGATCCATGGTTCTGCTGCTCCTGATGCGGGCGTTGTTTGGATTCGGGTTCGGGATCAGCAGCACCACGCTTCCGACGATTGTGACGAATGCGATCCCTGCCAAACGGATCGGGGAAGGCATGGGCTATTACGGCTTGTCTCAGAGCCTTGCTCAAGCTCTCGGTCCCATGGTCGGTCTTTTCGTCTTGTCCACTTTCGGATTCGGGTCGATGCTCTCCGTCGGGGTCGTCCTTATCCTTTTGATCTTCCCGCTCACCGCCATCATTCGCGCTTACAAACAGCCAAATCCAGGGGCTCACGGCCACGAGAAGGGGCTGAAGCGGTTCTATGACAAGAAGATCCTGCTCCCTGCCTTCCTCAATTTTTGCATGTCCATCACGTATGGCGGGCTGGTGAGCTTTTTAGCTATTTACGGGAAAGAAGCAGGCATTGAGCATATCAGCTGGTTCTTCCTCTGCAACGCGATTGCGATCGTCCTGGTTCGCCCTGTCGCAGGGAAGCTGTTTGACAAAAAAGGCCACATCGCCGTATTCCCTCCAGGAGCCATTCTGATCGCATTTGGCCTGATCGGCCTGTCGATGGTCCATAACGACACAATCCTCATCATTTCGGCTCTGCTGTACGGCCTCGGCTATGGGTGCATCCAGCCTTCTACCCAGGCATGGATGGTCAAGGAAGTCAAACCGGAGCAGCGCGGCATGGCGAATGGCTTCTTTTTGAACTCCATCGACTGCGGGATCGCGATCGGCTCCATCCTGCTCGGGACTATTGCAGCACATTCCAGCTACGCCATGATGTATCGGTTGTCCGCCCTGCTGATGGTGCTGTTTCTGGTCGTGTATTTTGTCTCCCTCGCTTTTGCACGCAAACAGCGCAAGCAATCAGGGGTACCCGTGACTGTCTCCCAAAATTTCGAAGCGTGA